agaagtgaaatttgtaaaagtgtggggaaaggggtaaaattataattttttttaaaattaaagaatgagcatgggatgggctaggtatgggttgagtatgggatggggatggaggccatgtgggagtgcttgccaccattgccattaaataaatttttaattaattacttaattaattaattaattagttaattaattattttattattttattttttaaataattattatcattactattatcattattattacttttaaactatgttttagtatttatttatttatttatttttttaaaaaataaaatttgaatttcgaaaactcatgtggccccacatggtcttgtaggtcccacacaatttcgagacccaagtggatcttacataactccaatagtccttatacggttttatgagccctatATAATTCCAGGACTCATGTGAATTTCACACgacttcaggactcatgtgggccccatatagTCTTGTAGgacccacatatgatacctatattattattatcttactatgtatttctacaaattatgtctgtcaaaacacaattttatgtatatgtacttatttacgtgtacaaacagtgtctatcctgtttatcctatgaaattccattttgaccagaccaACCTCTAGGGAGTGACTGAGTCGCAATGGTATTTGAGTACTCACTAAGACAAGGTCTTCCTTAGacatcaaacatagaatcaaggatcctacagaaaaatacttatgTATTGATATgaccattttattattttattattattgtgctttaatcgtgtATATATTTTTGAGTCATCACAAATCTGCCTAAGTCATTCTGGGTAGAAGTAGTGAGTATGGCATGCTACCTGGTAAACAGGTCTCCTCATGTAGCTATTGATGCAAAGGTTCCAAaggaggtatggacaggtaagacagtagattactctgtgttgagaatatttggttgtccatcgtATATGCATGTGCAAGAACAGGACAAatcaaagttggactctaagtCCAAACAGTGcatatttcttggtttccaagaaggaGTGAAAGGATACTAGTTGTGGGATCCTATAGCACAGAAGGTGGTCATTAGCAGGGATGTGGTCTACAATGAGGAAGCCATGTTAAAGGAGAATGTTGATAAGAAGGTGGAGTCTGATTCAGCTGGAGTACTTATTCAGGTGGAGTTGGATAGTATTCAAAATTCAGGTATGGGTAATACTCAGATTACTGTTGTTGATTCTGTTGCACAAGATATAGTGAGACGGGCTATAGTTCCTTAGGAAATTCCGCAGACAGGTGATAGACATATGCCTACAGGGCTAATCACTGCCagagaaaggaggaatgttaagcctccggtcaggtatgggtttgaggacttagttgcatttgctctgaTTACTAGTAGTGGTGATCCTTTTGATTTTCAAGAAGCAGTTCAGAGTTCTGaacgagatagttggcttggagtcatggttgaggagatggagtctcttcataagaataaCACTTGGGTGTTGGTTTAGAAGCCCAAGGACAGGAAgctgattggttgtaagtgggttttcagaaagaaagaacctacttcagaatcagaagggataaaatataaggtcaggttagtagcaaaaggatacaaataggaagaagatgtagattataatgaaatattttctccTATAGTTAAAcatgcttctattagatccttgttagcattAGTTGCCATACATGATTTAGACCTggaacagatggatgtaaagatagCTTTCCTTCAAGGTGAGTTGGAGGAAAatatctttatggagcaaccGGAGGGATTtgttgtaacaccccaaccccgaggggtctgggatattaactttttactattgatttacagcggaagcaaataaactcaattattattaaaccagagcgctaattatccatattacaatcatttatttcaaaagaagaaaaattacacaaatataaatatctgaaaccatactaatatttctaatcaatctttatttttctaatccccacccgcatgcttggtaagcctgatttccgacagggttgtgcggtccgaagataCTTAGCTAgctagccgaccaaactaaatcaacgtacgtaaactttaagtgagattttccttattaagtcttggttcggaaccaggtgtgcactcaggagaaatccactaatataaataaccactctgtaaacagtgtgggtgcactctgatccatataaactttaagttacggtaccgagcatctgtaactttgaactttcgttgccataagaggttttaaaatcatcttattataatttatgcattttaaaataatatcgtgaaaatctcatctttactcatattttcataaaaaaatgaaacgtaaaaataaactcatgccacacaatttttgtgttaaaaatatatataattttatttttgaatagaaagaaatgctgaaaatttacctgaggggattagaacattttttaaccccaaaatagatgcaagtatattaaagatagaactgggatagttaaatatgcgtaaaaataaactcaatgtaattttgtggaactaattaacataattgaaatttacttataaaataaactcgggtataaattttaaattaaaaaaaaaaactaacataatcaaaatttacttaccttcttccttacgaatactgtaactatttctaagaaatgagatcggaaagagtgggtgattgagaacttactcaaaaattctctctccaccacaaaatttctttcactcactaatgcttctcttccttggaaaattgttgtgaaaaatgaaggttaagagtttcttatttataggaaaattttggggaataaatgaaatttataaaagtgtggggagattggtgaaattataatttttaaaaattaaagaataggcgagggatgggcaaggtatgggttgagtatgggatgggaatggagaccatgtgggagtgcttgccaccattcccattaaataaatttttaattaatcacttacctaattaattaatcaattagttagttaattattttattattttattatttttcttaatcattattatcattgttattaattttgaaccatttttagtatttatttattttattatttatttttgaataagaattaaatttaaattttgaaaactcatatgggccccacatggtcttgtgggccccacaccacttcgagacctaaacggatcctacgtaactccaataatccttatacgattttatgagccctacataacttCGAGACTCGTgcaaacctccacacggcttcgggactcatgtgggccccgcatatgatacctatattattattattttatcatatatttctgcaaattatgtcagtcaaaatattattttgtgtacttatttacgtgtacaaacagtgtctatcctgtttatcttatgaaattccattttgaccaggccgacctctagggagcgattgagccgtaatggtttctgagcactcgctaagataaggtctttcttagacatcaaacatggaatcaaggatcttacagaaaaacacttctgtattgatattaacttaatgaccatttttattattttattattattgtgctttaattatatatatatatatatatatatatatatatatatatatatttttgggtcatcacatttgtggaacaaggtaaagagcacctagtatgtaagttgaataggtctctttatggtttaaagcaatcccctaggcaatggtataagaggtttgattcttatatgttgaggattgggtatgttagaagcagttatttagaagcagttatgacaattgtgtttacttcagattgcttaacagtggtgtatatgtgatccttatgctatatgtgtaacgacttgcttaatctccatgatttttttttattttatataatgaTATTcttcatgctctgataccatactagggtaaacccaatcattagcctGAACAGTGAGAAGCAAAAATCACATAGGcataaccatatataaatatatatatacaatactagagtactaacatgtttcccaaaatatacacatatatttgtttcccaaaatacccctaactatgctgggatatacaaaaatctttcacaaacatactcactatctactgacaAGGCagcactgaagcccctctatttgccagcctgatctgctcgcctacctgaatcacttgaaaaatgattcaacactgggatgagccaacgctcagtaagacgaaatatgttattactagtgtgtggcaaatgagttacaatattatgaaattttgttttcatataataatatataactaaatatgtaaatacaatacaaatgatAAAATACATcaccctttccatgttacttaacataacagtgttataggttactattcaaaatacttctagtgaaCATAAGTATATTCCttgtttttgtaaatctgtatatacgtaatagtaactgaaaaatttccctgtggataactgtgtgtcatgatttaacccctcatagcagggttgtgcgacccgtaggaaGGATCtacactggttggccgaccagggtaaatcactatactccatcggtctgatccgcccacctcaacccatatctgatggggagcctgtccacgtcaagggcctaagtgatcaacctactaccacgtattatctaaataggtagttgcactcataacataaatatcggtagctacgataccgtgctctgctgtatggactaatagggtctgatactatataatacatctctatatacaactatctaatttaccatgattatgaaataaccgtaataaccatgatactgaataaattgtaactgtaatccatatgtcatagtattaagaactgtataatcataacactgaaaactgcataatcagtactgaaatttgtataatcatggtactgagattcgtataatcatggtactaaaattcatataatcatggtactgaaattcgtaaaacatatctaggtactatattcatattctcaagtcacaccatactttaatacataatattcataatttaataaactgtatattattttaaaattacccagcatagcatatttcccttacctaactactaaaaagcccctatggtatactgacctaacacctgcagggcctcctacacaacaccctgaaaataacattttctagaatagaatatcagtattttttcaccgacattatttcctataacggtcataaggccaaaaatagactaaaaggccttaccctgaatttgggatgaaattcaactttgtttCACCAACAATCTGCTATGGCAGACTTAcaaagaactttgccaggagcgtcatggtggcttcggatcgtcggtCTGGCGACTAGCGgggctgaaattgaagagagaagggagagagaccgtaggagaaagaaagagagagagagagagagagagagagagagagagagagagagagagagagagagagagagcactgaaatttgttaaaaaatcaaaatttgcactatttatagggctagattcatcgatgagacacgtcacctcgtcgaagagtccttcagtaaattcgtcaatgaaccttaccctttgtcgatgaaatttagagtaaCCCAAATCCgttgctcggtattttctcgtcgatgagacggaacctcgtcgacgagatccttaagaccttcatcaacgaatccctaaaaattcttgaaattattattaccgcaaaaatgcaatgtcatcgacgaagcctaatgtctccttctgtttctgtttccatttttctccctcattattatttaaatactataattcttcgggtcactacaatatgCAGATGGCATGTTGATTGCCTCTAATAGTACTgatgagttgaatgtgttgaaagttacaggatgagtttgagatgaaggatcttggtgcagctaaaaatatccttggcatggaaatcaGGAGGGACAGACAACAGAAGAAGTTGTGGTTGTCacagggtaagtatattgagaatgtgttggaaaggtttaatatggataaggctaaaccggtaagtacacctctaactgctcattttcagttgtctgctaaactgtgtccttctatagatgaggataagttggatatggtTGGTGTGCCTTATACCAATGTAGTCGGGagtctgatgtatgctatggtatgtagtagaccagacttgtcatatgcagtgagtttggtaagcaaatatgTGTCTAATCCAGGTAGAATGCATCGGAATGCGgtaaaatggattttcaaatatTTGTGTGGCACTTCTGATTATAATATCTTGTTTgaaagtactgatgattgtaatgttcagggttatgtggactccaattatgcaggtgatttggataagggGAGGTCTACTTCTGGCTTCATTTTTTCCATGGCTGGTGGTTGcattagttggaaggctatgCTGCAACCTACTATAGCTTTGTCTACTACAAAATTTGAATTCATAACTTTTGTAGAGGTAGgtaaggaggctttgtggttaaCTAGAATGATTCAGGAACTTGGTGTTATACAAGATAGGTTACATGTtttctgtgatagtcagagtgcgatccacttggtaaggaatcaggtctaccactctcgcacgaagcatattgatgtgCGGTACCATGCAATTAGAAAttgggttgaaagtggtaagttccaattattgaagatccacacaaATGGAAATGATGTAGATATGCTCACGAAGCctgttacattagctaagttcaagtGCTATTtggacttagttaatgtagtctcttgttGATTATTGACAAAGCATGCCAGAGCatggggatggaatgttgtgcttgaCTGTGATTTAAAGCCAAGATGGAGATTGTtaaaagaatatgtttttatttatttatatattgtgACTTTTATCACAGtcgttggatcgtctctaaatccaatagttgtgtggtgtcatatatgtGTTTGTAAGTCATGGAAAAAAGAGAGTATTGCTTGttattttgtgcaaggagagctaaagggggctttctctctaggaagaatTTTTCTTCACACGTTTAAGGTGAAGGGGTGTATAGGGGGATCTAGGATCGGGGAGAGTCTGATCAGATTTTGTActgccatcgtttcatagtggatttttctctagATGCACgctcgtggacgtaggcaattttgctgaaccacgtaaaatttcttgtctacattttttttttgaatgttctttgtgtaatttatttttttgatcaGAAAATTAAAATCGCTGCGCGTCAACAACTACCAAGTTAAGGGATTAAATCTGTCAATTAATTGAGTTGGATATTAGTCGTTATTTTCTAACTTGATAATTTGTCAATTCACTATGAATTACTTGACCCAATTCACTTTGTGAGGTTTAACCTCTACTTTTATGTAGAGATTCTATTTGCTTGGACACGAACATATGACCAATTGGTCACAAAAGAGAAACCATCTCATTGATTCAAGACCTGTCTTCAAATACACACAAGTCTAATTGCCCATGCTTCTTGTCCTATAACATATTTAGAATTCCATTTATAGGCTTGTCCcaaattgaatatatatatatatatatatatatatatatatatatatataatggaggATGAGTGTTAATATATATAGTTGATTACGAGACCTAATGGCTTCGTGAAAAGAAAAGGAAGGTAGGTTGGTAGAGCTCAAATCATCTCAGCCTCTTACCACATGAGAAGAGCTTGGTACACTTCGAGGTAGTAAAACTTGACCTTAGACGAACTCTAACTTAGTTGACCATCTCCTAGTTGCTTCGTAACTCTTAtctaaccaaaaaaataaaaataaaaaataaaaaaacggTTGAAAGAAAGAGAGAACACGTACATATAAGAGGTGGAAATAATGATGGTTAAAAGTTGATTGGGGAAGAAATCTCCCATAAGGAGAAAATAAATTTGTAATAGcaaagtgacaaatgaggaatGAAATAAAAGATAACATGGTAAAATAAGGCACCTGTCAACCAATGAAGAGATGTCTCTTCAAAATTTTTGTCCATGGAATTGAatttatccaaaataataataataataataataactaaaagtAAGAAAATAGAAAAGCTAACCTTAATTGAAGTCCTCCTCCAACATGATTTACCTCATTAGGCATAGATGGAGACACCTGCTAATAATTGAGCtcatcataaaaataaataacagaTCTTATATAGGTAACTCTATCATGTGTAAATCACGTAAAAAAACAAACTTACTCAAAACAGATTTATCATTTATAGGTCATATAAAAGAAAAGTCTATGACGATCAAGTTTGTCACATTTAGGTCATATTATAGGCATGCCCAAAATAGGTTTACCTCTTATATTGAATGATTATAAAAATAATGATTCATATTAAAAAGTGACTAATTTAAGATGATAATAATAGATATAAATCATAGGTTATATTTTTAAAGTGTCAAATTACTTGCCGTAATAAAAACAGATACTACAGCAGCAGCAACAACGATAACAACAAGAAAGACAATAAACGAGCGTGAAAGCCGGGCAGGACACGTGTGTGGGTTAGATAAGCCTCCGAACCAGTCGTATCAAtcacatttatttttcatttattacaCCACCAAATATTCGACCAACGCACCCTGCCCCATTCTCGCTGAATCATTTGGTATTTACTCTGCCACTGACActccccctcccctcccctcccctccccgTGAAAAAGCTTGACCATCTTCTCTCGCAAGTTGCAAACACAAGCATGTCCCACCCATCGCCCATCATCACTAACCGGTCACCGCCCTCCGCCCCATCTCCGCCTTCGTCCGCCACCGCCGCGTACCACTGAGCCGATCCCCATGGCGTCCCAAGACTCCCAACCATTCCACTGGCGCTACAACGAGTTCGACGACCGCAACTTCCAAATCCGGGGCCGAACTCTGTTCCTCGTCGTCATCTTCTTCTCTGTCATCCTCCTCGTTATGCTCCTCTTCCTCTACGCCCGGAAGGTCTGCCGCTTCCGGCGCCTCCCCGCCGGCGGTGGGGTTTCCGTCCCGCCGCTCCCGGTGCGCGGACTCGATCCCGCCGCCATCGATGGTTTGCCGATAATTTTGCACGGATCGTCTCCAACCAAGCCCGCACGGACGGGGGAAATTGCTGAGTGCTGTATATGTCTCAGTACGTATCAGGACGGCGACAAAGTTAAGGTTTTGCCCGAATGTTGCCACTCCTACCATTGCGAGTGCGTCGACAGGTGGCTCAAGACCCAGCCGAGTTGCCCGCTCTGCCGATCTTCGCTCCGAGCCGCCGAGCCTCCCGATTCGGCCGTTCCCCGAACCCCAGCAGAATTGTCCAGCTCATAAGCAGCAGCTAGCGACCCTAGCGCgatatattttgaattttctgGGATTAATTTATTCCGAGTGCTGTCTATTTTGTGTGTATGAGTTCTGTAAATTCCCGTAAAGAAAAAGAATCGAGCCAATTTGTTATTGCTTGAATTTTATAAGaactttttgtttttgttatcgATTGCTTGCTGCTGTTGTTTTTTTGGGTTTGATCGACTCTGGCTTTTGCTTTAGAATTCAAATTTCTAGTTTCGGAACCCCATTTCTGCAATTTTGTTATTGATCAATAAGGGGAAAGGAAGAGAGGGTTGAGATTTTTAACCTATTCTTTTGTCTCCACCTGTTCGATGAATTGCCTGGGTGAACTTCGTGTGTCCGCCAATTGCGGAATGGGCATAAAAGCATAAAAATCATCCTCCATTGATTCCGTTACGATTAGCCGATAAGAATCGAGTTTGTGATTTTGGCGCAAACTGCGAAGATTTCCCCCCGCCAGCGCCAATATCTTAGGGAGAATTTCTCGTGCGCAGCTTCTAAGGAGTTTCAATCCAACAAAACAGGGGAGGATTCCAACTTCGAAGACGCATCGCAGTGGAAGAAAAGGAGCTGTCGTCTTGATTTGATTGTGAGATTGATAATTGAATTATTAAGCAGGCCTAAGATTGTCTTGTGTGAAGCTACAACTTTATTCTTGTGATGCCCCACTTTATGAATAAGTcattataaaatgattttttttatatatatttttaatcatattaaaataattttttatttttaataatttctaatataaaagaaaaatataatgagaAATGAGTTTTCCCATTCCTTTTGAAAATCCTCCATCCAAATGCAttcttaatctttttttttttttttcttgattagtaaatgtaaattttataGATAAAAAAGGATATCTAGGTGTCAAGGCAAAATAACAACTCAAAAAAACATATGAAATAGAAGGCTTAACAAAACACAGCCCATCAAGACCACAACCCATAAAAAAACTCAAAAACAAGCATCTACAAGCAATTAACCAAATCCCAATCCTAAGAAAACATAGGAAATCTACCCTAAAAACACCTTCAGGTGATGGAGTCTCCCCTTCAAATCTCATTTTGTTTCTGGATAGCCAAATGAAGTACACTGTTG
This region of Malania oleifera isolate guangnan ecotype guangnan chromosome 10, ASM2987363v1, whole genome shotgun sequence genomic DNA includes:
- the LOC131166373 gene encoding RING-H2 finger protein ATL66 gives rise to the protein MASQDSQPFHWRYNEFDDRNFQIRGRTLFLVVIFFSVILLVMLLFLYARKVCRFRRLPAGGGVSVPPLPVRGLDPAAIDGLPIILHGSSPTKPARTGEIAECCICLSTYQDGDKVKVLPECCHSYHCECVDRWLKTQPSCPLCRSSLRAAEPPDSAVPRTPAELSSS